A region of Catharus ustulatus isolate bCatUst1 chromosome 9, bCatUst1.pri.v2, whole genome shotgun sequence DNA encodes the following proteins:
- the GNG12 gene encoding guanine nucleotide-binding protein G(I)/G(S)/G(O) subunit gamma-12: protein MSGKTGTTTNNIAQARRTVQQLRIEASIERIKVSKASADLMLYCEEHAKKDPLLMGIPASENPFKDKKTCILL, encoded by the exons ATGTCTGGCAAAACAGGCACCACGACCAACAACATCGCCCAGGCGCGCAGGACggtgcagcagctcaggataGAGGCCTCCATCGAGAGGATAAAG gtgtCCAAAGCCTCAGCAGACCTGATGCTGTACTGTGAGGAGCACGCCAAGAAGGATCCCTTGCTGATGGGAATCCCAGCTTCTGAGAACCCCTTCAAGGACAAGAAAACCTGCATTTTGTTATAG